GACCCCGCTGCGACGGGCAAGCCCGCCGGCGACGACCTGCGCGAGGGCAAGCGCACCGTCCTCGTCGCTCGCGCGATGGCCCGTGCGCTCGCCTCCGGGGACGACGGGACGGTCGCCCGGCTCCGGTCCGAGCTCGGGGTCCGGGACCTGTCCGAGGAGCGCGTCGCCGCGCTGGCCTCGGCGATCGCGCGCACGGGCGCGCCCGACGACGTCGAGCGGCTCATCGACGAGCTCGCGGGCGACGCCTTCGCAGCGCTCGACCGGCTCCCGCTGCACGAGCCCGGCCGGACCTACCTCGTGCGGCTCGCGCACGCGGCGGTCGACCGGCGCGCCTGAGCACGGCGGGCTCCCCCGCGCCCCGGACAGCGGGAGCGCGGGAGCCGGGGCTCAGAGCAGCGCCTGGGCCTGACGACGCACCGCGGTCTTGTGGCCCGTCCGCAGCGCCTCGATCGGCGTCGCACCGAGCGAGTCGTCGTGCGTGAAGAGCCAGGCGACGGCCTCCTCGTCGTCGAACCCCGCGTCGGACAGCAGCGTGAACGTGCCCTGCAGGGCGGCCAGCACCGTCCACTCCGGGGCGTCGGGACCGGAGGCCTCGCGCGACGGCGCGGACGGGTTCGCGAGGTGGCTCGGGACGAGGAACGCCTCCGGGACGGACAGGACACGCGGCTCGCCGCGGCGGACGGCGGCGAGCCGGCCCTCCTGCAGGAGCCGGCGGACCTTCCCCACGTCGAGCCCGAGGCGCTCCGCGACGTCGGGCAGCGGCAGCCAGGAACCGACGAGCTGGTCGAGTGGTGTGGATTCAGTCACCGCCACAGGGTACGCACCCCGGAGATCACCCGTATGCGCGGGAATGACAATGCCGTAATTCCGGCACGGCGCTTTCGCGGCCGCATTCCCTGCGTTACGTTCGCAGTCAAGTCACACGAGTCACACAGGCACCATCCATCACATCTGCCACACGAGGTCGACATGACGCAGCACGCCACCGCCCCGTCCGCCGCGCCAGCTCCGCGCACGGCCGACGCGCGGCCCCGTCCGCAGCGCATCGACCCGCAGCTCGTGCGCCGGCTGGGGACCGGCACCGGCGCGACGCTCGTGCTGGCCGCCGCCGCGGTCGCCGCGTCGGCGAGCGCCGCGCACGCCGACGAGCAGTACACCGTCCGCAGCGGCGACACCGTGAGCCACATCGCGACGCGCACCGGGACGACCGTCGCGGCGCTCGCCCGCGCGAACGCCCTCGCCGACGCCTCGCACATCCGCATCGGGCAGAAGCTCGTCATCCCGACCGGCGCCTCGGCGCCCGCGGCAGCCCCGGCGGCCGCCGCTGCCGCCCCTGCCCCGGCCGCGGCGACGCACACGGTCGCGCGCGGCGAGACGGTCTCGCACGTCGCGAAGCGCTACGGCACCACGGTGGCCGCGATCGTGAGCGCGAACGGTCTCGACGCCCGGGCGTTCGTCCGTGCCGGCCAGACGCTCGCCATCCCCGGCGCCGCCCGGTCCGCACCGGCCCCCGCCGCGCCCGCCGCCGCCCCCGCCGCGGCGGCGACGCACACCGTCGGGTCGGGCGAGACCGTCTCGAGCATCGCGAAGCGCTACGGCACCACGGTCCCGGCGATCGTGAGCGCGAACGGCCTCGACAAGCGCGCGTTCATCCGCGTCGGGCAGAAGCTCGCCGTCCCCGGCGCCGCTGCGCCCGCGGCCGCGCCGGCCGCACAGCTCGTCGGGAACACCTTCGCGGGACGCACCTACGCGAGCCCGGTCGTGGCCGCCGCCAACGCGAACAAGGCGACGCTGCTGGCCGCGGGGGTCCCGTCGAAGGCCGAGATGCAGGCGAAGGTCGCCGCGACGGCGCGCTCGATGGGCGTCGACGCCGCGCTCGCGCAGGCCGTCGCCTTCCAGGAGTCGGGCTTCAACCACACGTCGGTGTCCCCCGCGAACGCCATCGGCACCATGCAGGTCATCCCGTCCTCCGGTGAGTGGGCCTCGCAGCTCGTCGGGCGCAGGCTGGACCTGCTGAACCCGGACGACAACGTCGTGGCCGGCGTCGCGATCCTGCGTTCGCTCGTGCGGACGAGCCCGGACCTGCCGACCGCGATCGCCGGGTACTACCAGGGCGCCTCCTCCGTCCAGCGCAACGGCATGTACGCCGACACGCGGCGCTACGTCGCGAACGTGCAGACGCACATGACGCGCTTCCGCTGAGGCGCGGCCTCCACGATGTGAGGCCGCGGCGACCGTAGACTCACCCGCGTGGGAGCCACCGTCACCGATCCGCTCGTGGGCCGCCTGGTCGACGGGCGGTACGAGGTCGTCTCCCGGATCGCCCGCGGCGGCATGGCGACCGTGTACCTCGCCGTCGACCGGCGCCTCGACCGCGACGTCGCCCTCAAGGTCATGCACCCCCACCTCGCCGAGGGCGGCGCCGGCTCGGACTTCGTCGCGCGCTTCCGCCGGGAGGCCCGTGCCGCGGCCCGCCTCACGCACCCCGGGCTCGTCGGCGTGCTCGACCAGGGCGTCGACGGCGAGACCAGCTACCTCACGATGGAGTACGTCGACGGCACGAACCTGCGCCGCCACCTGGCCGAGCGCGGCGCGCTGACGGTCGGCGACGCGCTCGGGATCCTCGAGCGCGTGCTCGACGCGCTCGGCGCTGCGCACCGCGTCGGCCTGGTGCACCGGGACATCAAGCCCGAGAACGTGCTCATCGCGGTCGACGGCCGCGTCAAGCTCGCCGACTTCGGGCTCGCCCGCGCGGTGACCGAGGTGACCTCGACGACGACCGGCACGGTCCTCGGGACGGTCGCCTACCTCGCGCCCGAGCTCGTGACCCGCGGCGCGAGCGACGCACGCACCGACGTGTACGCCGCCGGGATCCTGCTCTTCGAGATGCTCACCGGCCGTCAGCCGTTCACGGGCGAGACGCCGATCCAGGTCGCGTTCCAGCACGTGAACTCGGACGTGCCGGCGCCGTCGGACCTCGTCCGCTGGCTGCCGGTCGAGGTCGACGAGCTCGTCACCGCGCTGGCGGCCCGCGAGCCCGCGGACCGTCCGGTCGACGCGGCCGCGGCGCTCGAGCAGCTGCGCCGCACGCGCGCGACCCTCGACGCGCCGACGCTCGCCCGCGCCGCCGAGGTCCCGCCCACGATCACCCTGCCGAGCGCGACGGACCCCCGGCCCGCGGAGGACGACGAGCTCACGACCGGCGAGGCGTCCGCGGGGCTCGACGCCGCGCGCCGCCAGGAGGAGACGACGCGGCTCGACGTGGCCGAGGCCGGCCGCACCGTGGCGCTGCCCATCGGCACCGGGCTGCGCAGCACCGCGGTGTCGACCCGGCACGAGGACCCGGCGTCCGACCGGAGCCGGCCCGCCGGCCGGCGGCGGCGCTGGCTCGTGGTGACCGCGTTGCTCCTGGTGCTCGCCGGGGCGGGTGCCTGGTGGTACATGACGTCCGGTCCGGGCGCCTACACACGGGTCCCGGAGCTGATCAGCCTCACGCGCGACGAGGCGCTCGCGACGCTCGGCGGGCACGGGCTCGAGGGCGAGCCGGTCGACGCGTTCGACAGCGTCGCCCCCGTCGGCACGGTCTTCGCGAGCGACCCGGCCGTCGGCGACCGTATCCGCAAGGACGGCACCGTGACGTTCTCGGTGTCCAAGGGACCGGACCTCGTCGCCGTGCCCGCGGGGCTCGTCGGGGCGATGCAGGCCGACGCGCAGGCCGCGCTCGAGGCCGCCGGCCTCGTCGCCGAGTACGCGCCGGGCGAGGACCACTACGACGACAGCGCACCGCTCGGCTCCGTCCTCGAGGCGTCGGCCGAGCCCGACCAGCAGGTCGAGCGGGGGTCGGCCGTCGTGCTCACGCTGTCGGACGGGCCCGCCCCGGTGACGATCTTCTCGGTCGTCGGCGCGAGCCAGGACGAGGCCACCGCCCAGCTCACCGACGCAGGGCTCAGGCCGGAGCCCGTGCCCGCGTGGTCCGACACCGCCCCCGCGGGCCAGGTGATCGCCCAGGACCCCA
The Cellulomonas sp. NS3 DNA segment above includes these coding regions:
- a CDS encoding Rv2175c family DNA-binding protein, with translation MTESTPLDQLVGSWLPLPDVAERLGLDVGKVRRLLQEGRLAAVRRGEPRVLSVPEAFLVPSHLANPSAPSREASGPDAPEWTVLAALQGTFTLLSDAGFDDEEAVAWLFTHDDSLGATPIEALRTGHKTAVRRQAQALL
- a CDS encoding LysM peptidoglycan-binding domain-containing protein, encoding MTQHATAPSAAPAPRTADARPRPQRIDPQLVRRLGTGTGATLVLAAAAVAASASAAHADEQYTVRSGDTVSHIATRTGTTVAALARANALADASHIRIGQKLVIPTGASAPAAAPAAAAAAPAPAAATHTVARGETVSHVAKRYGTTVAAIVSANGLDARAFVRAGQTLAIPGAARSAPAPAAPAAAPAAAATHTVGSGETVSSIAKRYGTTVPAIVSANGLDKRAFIRVGQKLAVPGAAAPAAAPAAQLVGNTFAGRTYASPVVAAANANKATLLAAGVPSKAEMQAKVAATARSMGVDAALAQAVAFQESGFNHTSVSPANAIGTMQVIPSSGEWASQLVGRRLDLLNPDDNVVAGVAILRSLVRTSPDLPTAIAGYYQGASSVQRNGMYADTRRYVANVQTHMTRFR
- the pknB gene encoding Stk1 family PASTA domain-containing Ser/Thr kinase is translated as MGATVTDPLVGRLVDGRYEVVSRIARGGMATVYLAVDRRLDRDVALKVMHPHLAEGGAGSDFVARFRREARAAARLTHPGLVGVLDQGVDGETSYLTMEYVDGTNLRRHLAERGALTVGDALGILERVLDALGAAHRVGLVHRDIKPENVLIAVDGRVKLADFGLARAVTEVTSTTTGTVLGTVAYLAPELVTRGASDARTDVYAAGILLFEMLTGRQPFTGETPIQVAFQHVNSDVPAPSDLVRWLPVEVDELVTALAAREPADRPVDAAAALEQLRRTRATLDAPTLARAAEVPPTITLPSATDPRPAEDDELTTGEASAGLDAARRQEETTRLDVAEAGRTVALPIGTGLRSTAVSTRHEDPASDRSRPAGRRRRWLVVTALLLVLAGAGAWWYMTSGPGAYTRVPELISLTRDEALATLGGHGLEGEPVDAFDSVAPVGTVFASDPAVGDRIRKDGTVTFSVSKGPDLVAVPAGLVGAMQADAQAALEAAGLVAEYAPGEDHYDDSAPLGSVLEASAEPDQQVERGSAVVLTLSDGPAPVTIFSVVGASQDEATAQLTDAGLRPEPVPAWSDTAPAGQVIAQDPKAGTAGHRTDTVTITVSQGPEPIAVPDLTGKQFAEAEAALKALGFAVKRENVLGGIFGTVRSQSTPAGEKVPRGSTITLTVV